One Sinorhizobium mexicanum genomic region harbors:
- a CDS encoding DUF3419 family protein — translation MTELAPDAGFGRKNPKLKSALLQHKPLSLAGLSERLFGLLFSGLVYPQIWEDPIVDMAAMQIRAGHRIVTIGSGGCNMLTYLSAGPAHIDVVDLNPHHIALNRLKLAAFRHLPSHKDIVRFLAATDTKSNVQAFDLFLAPNVDAATRAYWNSRALDGRRRIDVFGRNIYRTGLLGRFIAASHLLARLHGINPEEFVQARSMREQRQFFDEKLAPLFERPVIRWITSRKSSLFGLGIPPQQFDELASLSDEKSLAAVLRQRLEKLTCHFPLRENYFAWQAFARRYPLPHEGDLPAYLQAENHEPIRDHADRVEVHHASFTELLARKAASSVDRYVLLDAQDWMNDRQLNDLWTEITRTADSGAVVIFRTAAEASILPGRVSPALLDQWHYNAEASTKLGAEDRSAIYGGFHVYRKKA, via the coding sequence ATGACCGAACTCGCCCCCGACGCCGGCTTTGGCAGGAAGAATCCGAAGCTGAAAAGCGCGCTGCTGCAGCACAAGCCTCTCTCCCTCGCCGGCCTGTCGGAACGCCTGTTCGGGTTGCTTTTCTCGGGGCTCGTCTATCCGCAGATCTGGGAAGATCCGATCGTCGACATGGCGGCAATGCAGATCCGTGCCGGACACCGCATCGTGACGATCGGTTCAGGCGGTTGCAACATGCTGACCTATCTCTCAGCCGGTCCCGCCCATATCGATGTCGTCGATCTCAATCCCCATCATATCGCGTTGAACCGGCTGAAACTTGCCGCCTTCCGCCACCTGCCAAGCCACAAGGATATCGTGCGCTTTCTCGCCGCGACCGACACGAAGTCGAATGTGCAGGCGTTCGACCTTTTCCTCGCTCCTAATGTTGACGCGGCGACCCGCGCCTACTGGAACAGCCGCGCGCTCGACGGACGCCGCCGCATCGACGTCTTCGGCCGCAACATCTATCGCACCGGCCTGCTCGGCCGTTTCATTGCCGCCAGTCATCTGCTCGCCCGTCTCCACGGCATCAACCCCGAGGAGTTCGTCCAGGCGCGCTCGATGCGCGAACAGCGCCAGTTCTTCGACGAAAAGCTCGCGCCGCTATTCGAGCGTCCGGTCATTCGCTGGATCACCAGCCGCAAGAGCTCGCTTTTCGGCCTCGGCATCCCGCCGCAGCAATTCGACGAGCTCGCGAGCCTGAGCGATGAGAAATCGCTGGCCGCGGTGCTGCGCCAACGCCTTGAGAAGCTCACCTGCCACTTCCCGCTTCGCGAGAACTATTTCGCCTGGCAGGCCTTCGCGCGGCGTTACCCGCTGCCGCATGAAGGTGATCTGCCGGCCTATCTGCAGGCGGAGAACCACGAACCGATCCGCGATCATGCCGACCGCGTCGAGGTCCACCACGCAAGCTTTACCGAATTGCTGGCCCGCAAAGCGGCTTCGTCAGTCGATCGTTACGTCCTGCTCGATGCGCAGGACTGGATGAACGACCGACAATTGAACGACCTTTGGACGGAGATCACGCGCACCGCCGACAGCGGCGCCGTGGTGATCTTCCGCACCGCGGCGGAAGCGAGCATCCTGCCGGGCCGCGTTTCCCCGGCTCTGCTCGACCAGTGGCATTACAATGCCGAGGCGTCCACCAAACTCGGTGCGGAGGACCGTTCGGCCATCTATGGCGGCTTCCACGTCTATCGGAAGAAAGCATGA
- a CDS encoding lytic transglycosylase domain-containing protein, with protein sequence MAIFRISLTKQAFTAAALASVAIASGCSTVEHTSLEELTAVQTVTPIAKPGTELSAYALPTPDGAATVASTALTQTTAGETTPGASAAAVTDVAASTTTAVATAATETSPIAATATMPASDATLAYAAPQRVAIPTAKPGQAFEVAMAGPATSAELAEKPAAAPAAVPFLGVAAAMESDFDTGEPVGLETLVANRMIVPTARPNTGVIGSAVGAVASVIPDSLKFSKTPTSSRPELDRLIKYYAELNGIPVELVHRVVKRESNYNPRAYSKGNFGLMQIRYNTAKGLGYEGPAEGLFDAETNLKYATKYLRGAWMVADNQHDGAVKLYASGYYYHAKRKGLLDDLDMR encoded by the coding sequence ATGGCTATATTCCGTATCTCCCTTACAAAACAGGCATTTACCGCCGCTGCCCTGGCATCGGTGGCCATTGCCTCGGGGTGCTCCACGGTCGAGCATACGTCGCTTGAAGAACTCACCGCCGTGCAGACAGTCACCCCCATCGCGAAGCCCGGGACAGAATTGTCGGCCTATGCCCTGCCGACACCGGACGGGGCGGCGACCGTAGCTTCGACAGCCCTTACTCAAACGACCGCCGGTGAGACGACACCGGGCGCGAGCGCTGCAGCCGTAACGGACGTCGCGGCATCGACGACAACCGCGGTGGCAACCGCAGCGACGGAGACCTCTCCGATAGCGGCGACCGCGACAATGCCGGCCAGCGATGCAACGCTGGCCTATGCCGCTCCCCAGAGGGTTGCGATTCCGACCGCCAAGCCGGGTCAGGCATTCGAAGTGGCGATGGCAGGGCCGGCCACATCGGCCGAGCTTGCAGAAAAGCCCGCCGCCGCGCCCGCAGCCGTGCCCTTCCTGGGGGTTGCCGCGGCCATGGAATCGGATTTCGACACGGGCGAGCCGGTCGGCCTCGAAACGCTGGTCGCCAACCGGATGATCGTTCCGACGGCGCGGCCGAACACCGGCGTGATCGGCTCTGCCGTCGGCGCCGTCGCAAGCGTCATCCCGGACTCGCTGAAGTTCTCAAAGACGCCGACCAGCTCGCGTCCGGAACTCGACCGGCTGATCAAATATTATGCGGAGCTGAACGGCATTCCGGTGGAGCTCGTGCACCGGGTCGTCAAGCGCGAGAGCAACTACAATCCCCGCGCCTACAGCAAGGGCAACTTCGGCCTGATGCAGATCCGCTATAACACCGCCAAGGGGCTTGGTTATGAAGGCCCGGCCGAGGGTCTGTTCGACGCGGAAACCAATCTCAAATACGCGACCAAGTACCTGCGCGGCGCCTGGATGGTTGCCGACAATCAGCATGACGGTGCCGTGAAGCTTTACGCCAGCGGCTACTATTATCACGCCAAGCGCAAGGGCCTGCTCGACGACCTCGACATGCGGTAA
- a CDS encoding LysE family translocator, translating into MSFEHWFAFAAASAVLLAIPGPTILLVISYSLGHGRKTAGATVAGVALGDFTAMTASMLGLGALLATSATIFTVLKWVGAAYLVWLGIKLWKAPVGGEEADGAASAERPRRIFLHAYAVTALNPKSIIFFVAFLPQFLDLSRPLFAQMAIFEATFLMLATLNAALYAFLAAAARNTIRKPNIRRVVNRTGGSLLIGAGLLTAGLRRAAS; encoded by the coding sequence ATGTCCTTCGAACACTGGTTTGCCTTTGCGGCCGCGTCGGCGGTGCTACTCGCCATCCCCGGCCCGACCATTCTTCTCGTGATCTCCTACTCCCTCGGCCACGGCCGCAAGACCGCGGGCGCGACCGTCGCCGGCGTCGCTCTCGGCGACTTCACCGCCATGACCGCCTCGATGCTTGGCCTTGGCGCCCTGCTCGCCACGTCGGCCACCATCTTCACCGTCTTGAAATGGGTCGGCGCCGCTTACCTCGTCTGGCTCGGCATCAAACTCTGGAAGGCACCGGTCGGCGGCGAAGAAGCCGATGGCGCGGCTTCGGCGGAAAGGCCGCGGCGCATCTTCCTGCACGCCTATGCCGTCACCGCTCTCAATCCGAAGAGCATCATCTTCTTCGTCGCCTTCCTGCCGCAGTTCCTCGATTTGTCGCGGCCGCTCTTTGCTCAGATGGCAATCTTCGAGGCGACGTTCCTTATGCTCGCGACACTCAATGCAGCGCTTTATGCCTTTCTCGCCGCGGCCGCGCGAAACACGATCCGCAAGCCGAATATCCGTCGCGTGGTCAACCGCACCGGCGGTTCGCTGCTGATCGGCGCCGGGTTGCTGACGGCCGGTCTGAGACGGGCCGCATCGTGA
- a CDS encoding glycoside hydrolase family 25 protein: protein MRRLLLALLPVATLLSACTSTDYDLVQTASISPRFQDTDPQDFGGRNPHRHNIHGIDVSKWNGDIDWARVKNSGVSFAFIKATEGKDRVDTRFNEYWQQARAAGIPYAPYHFYYFCSTADAQADWFIANVPKSAVYLPPVLDAEWNGESKTCRYRPSPETVRAEMKRFMDRLEAHYGKRPIIYTSVDFHRDNLVDQFKDYHFWVRSTAKHPGEVYVERRWAFWQYTSTGVIPGIQGSTDINAFAGSAKNWQKWVAAVSR from the coding sequence ATGCGCCGGCTTCTCCTGGCTTTGCTGCCTGTTGCAACCCTTCTTTCCGCCTGCACCTCAACCGACTACGACCTGGTACAGACCGCTTCGATATCACCGCGGTTCCAGGATACGGACCCGCAGGATTTCGGCGGCCGCAATCCGCATCGTCACAACATCCACGGCATAGACGTTTCCAAGTGGAACGGCGACATCGACTGGGCACGGGTCAAGAATTCGGGCGTCTCCTTCGCCTTCATCAAGGCGACGGAAGGCAAGGACAGGGTGGATACCCGCTTCAACGAATATTGGCAGCAGGCGCGCGCTGCCGGAATTCCCTATGCGCCCTACCATTTCTATTACTTCTGCTCCACGGCGGACGCCCAGGCCGACTGGTTCATCGCCAACGTGCCGAAGAGCGCTGTCTATCTGCCGCCCGTGCTCGATGCAGAATGGAACGGTGAATCGAAGACCTGCCGCTACCGCCCCTCCCCCGAGACCGTGCGCGCCGAGATGAAGCGCTTCATGGACCGCCTGGAGGCGCATTACGGCAAGCGGCCGATCATCTACACCTCCGTCGACTTCCATCGTGACAATCTCGTCGACCAGTTCAAGGACTATCACTTCTGGGTCCGCTCGACCGCCAAGCACCCGGGTGAGGTCTATGTCGAGCGCCGCTGGGCCTTCTGGCAATACACCAGCACCGGCGTCATCCCCGGCATCCAGGGAAGCACGGACATCAACGCCTTCGCCGGGTCCGCGAAAAACTGGCAGAAGTGGGTGGCGGCGGTTTCGAGATAG
- a CDS encoding serine hydrolase domain-containing protein, with amino-acid sequence MKRLLKAIAGAVVVGVAGIGGWLVLFPPELLKVGDGYAAKIVCSNVFLAKRDPQAVLAEDVQAPGHPLLKFVRVSVDRERESVTARIFGFAAPGRAVNRPGYGCTNVDDSGAQALAGSEAGAETGASRVHDTAIGWPDGSKAEIDSALQGVIEEARLAGPGIRAIAVVRDGRLVAETYGPGFDRETPLLGWSMTKSVTAALIGLRIGEGKMDVARSDLLPAWSGDDRSRIKLADLMAMQSGLAFNEDYGDVTDVTRMLYLEGDMAGFVASKQLEMQPGKKFRYSSGTSNLLSQLWMRTFDDPAEALAYPRKALFAPLGMTSAVMETDASGTFVGSSYMYATAQDWARFAQFLLDDGSWKGRRILPEGYVSFMRTPSAASGGDYGSAQVWLQENGIRAGTGNFPPDTFWMLGHDGQAIMLVPSLRLAVVRLGLTPSRTGYDVQKLNAKIIEALD; translated from the coding sequence ATGAAACGGTTGCTGAAGGCGATCGCCGGGGCGGTGGTCGTCGGTGTTGCGGGGATCGGCGGCTGGCTGGTGTTGTTCCCGCCGGAGCTTCTGAAGGTCGGCGACGGCTATGCCGCCAAGATCGTCTGCTCCAATGTCTTCCTTGCCAAACGCGATCCGCAAGCCGTTCTTGCGGAAGACGTGCAGGCGCCCGGCCATCCGCTGTTGAAGTTCGTCCGCGTCTCGGTCGATCGCGAAAGGGAGAGCGTGACGGCGCGCATATTCGGCTTTGCCGCGCCCGGCCGAGCGGTCAATAGGCCGGGATATGGTTGTACCAACGTCGATGACAGCGGCGCGCAAGCGCTTGCGGGTTCGGAGGCAGGGGCCGAGACAGGAGCATCGAGGGTTCACGATACGGCCATCGGCTGGCCCGACGGCAGCAAGGCCGAGATCGATTCGGCACTTCAGGGCGTCATCGAGGAGGCCCGTCTGGCGGGTCCGGGCATACGGGCGATCGCCGTCGTGCGGGACGGCCGGCTGGTGGCCGAGACCTATGGCCCTGGCTTCGATCGGGAGACGCCTCTGCTCGGCTGGTCGATGACGAAATCGGTAACTGCGGCGCTGATCGGCCTGCGGATCGGCGAGGGAAAGATGGACGTTGCCCGCAGCGATCTTCTGCCAGCCTGGAGCGGCGATGATCGGTCGCGGATCAAGCTCGCCGATCTCATGGCGATGCAGAGCGGGCTCGCATTCAACGAGGACTATGGCGACGTCACCGACGTCACGCGCATGCTCTATCTCGAAGGCGACATGGCCGGCTTCGTGGCGTCCAAGCAGCTGGAAATGCAGCCGGGTAAGAAATTCCGCTATTCGAGCGGCACCAGCAATCTTCTGTCCCAGCTATGGATGCGAACGTTCGACGATCCGGCCGAAGCGCTCGCTTATCCGCGCAAAGCGCTCTTCGCCCCGCTCGGCATGACGAGCGCCGTGATGGAAACGGATGCGAGCGGCACCTTCGTCGGTTCCTCCTACATGTATGCGACGGCGCAGGACTGGGCGCGCTTCGCGCAGTTTCTATTGGATGACGGAAGCTGGAAGGGCAGGCGGATTTTGCCGGAGGGTTATGTTTCCTTCATGCGCACGCCATCGGCGGCGTCCGGCGGCGATTATGGCTCCGCACAGGTGTGGCTGCAGGAAAACGGCATCCGCGCCGGCACAGGCAACTTCCCGCCGGATACGTTCTGGATGCTCGGGCACGACGGACAAGCGATCATGCTTGTTCCCTCTCTGCGGCTGGCTGTCGTCCGCCTCGGTCTCACACCGTCGCGCACCGGCTACGACGTGCAGAAGCTGAATGCCAAAATAATAGAGGCGCTCGATTGA
- a CDS encoding class I SAM-dependent methyltransferase: protein MNAARPLENNHARLMDQMYRYQRYIYDFTRKYYLFGRDTLIRELDPPAGASVLEVGCGTGRNLAMIGELYTGRLLFGLDISAEMLATARAKLRRQGLCSVTLRVADATNFSATAFDQPGFDRIVISYALSMIPEWEKSLDAAIAALNPGGSLHIADFGQQEGWPGGFRRLLQAWLKRFHVTPRETLFEVMREKAKTNGATLELKSIGRGYAWLTVYRHPDRNGAR from the coding sequence ATGAACGCCGCCCGGCCCTTGGAAAACAACCACGCCCGCCTGATGGACCAGATGTACCGCTACCAGCGCTACATCTATGACTTCACGCGGAAATATTACCTCTTCGGACGCGACACGCTGATCCGGGAGCTCGACCCGCCGGCGGGCGCCTCGGTGCTCGAGGTCGGCTGCGGTACAGGCCGTAACCTTGCCATGATCGGCGAACTCTATACCGGTAGGCTCCTCTTCGGCCTCGATATTTCCGCGGAGATGCTTGCGACCGCGAGGGCAAAGCTTCGGCGTCAGGGCCTGTGTAGCGTAACCCTGCGCGTCGCCGATGCGACGAATTTCTCGGCCACCGCCTTCGACCAACCGGGCTTCGACCGCATCGTCATCTCCTATGCGCTGTCGATGATTCCCGAATGGGAGAAGTCTCTCGACGCCGCGATCGCCGCGCTCAATCCGGGCGGCTCGCTTCATATTGCCGACTTCGGCCAACAGGAAGGCTGGCCCGGCGGCTTCCGCCGCCTGCTCCAGGCGTGGCTGAAGCGCTTTCACGTGACGCCGCGCGAGACGCTTTTCGAGGTCATGCGCGAGAAGGCGAAAACAAACGGCGCAACGCTCGAATTGAAGTCGATCGGCCGGGGATATGCCTGGCTCACCGTCTATCGCCACCCGGATCGAAACGGCGCCCGATAG
- a CDS encoding lytic transglycosylase domain-containing protein: MRISSVAAVAACFGMSFAGMGMSYAGDVDKTIKTSSLQSVTRTTGYPKPDLSLSTGSQYTILIQSYAKQFGVPAGLAHAVVQIESNFDPDARGTSGEIGLMQIKPATARMMGYSGSAKGLYDPETNIKFGMMYLAKAQELSDGSTCGTILKYNAGHAATRMNPVSKRYCGKVQSILN, encoded by the coding sequence ATGAGAATATCGTCTGTTGCTGCGGTGGCGGCATGCTTTGGCATGTCCTTCGCCGGGATGGGTATGTCGTATGCAGGGGATGTCGACAAAACCATCAAGACCTCTTCGCTTCAGTCAGTGACCAGAACAACAGGGTATCCGAAGCCCGACCTATCCCTGTCGACGGGCTCGCAATATACGATCCTCATCCAGTCCTACGCCAAGCAATTTGGCGTCCCCGCCGGCCTCGCTCACGCCGTCGTTCAAATCGAAAGCAACTTCGACCCGGATGCGCGTGGCACCTCCGGCGAGATCGGGCTGATGCAGATCAAGCCCGCCACTGCCCGCATGATGGGCTATTCCGGTTCCGCCAAGGGCCTCTACGATCCGGAAACCAACATCAAGTTCGGCATGATGTATCTGGCGAAGGCGCAGGAGCTTTCGGACGGCTCAACCTGCGGCACCATCCTGAAATACAATGCCGGCCACGCCGCCACGCGCATGAACCCGGTATCGAAGCGCTATTGCGGCAAGGTTCAGAGCATCCTGAACTAA
- a CDS encoding lytic murein transglycosylase, translating to MTGTARKALLTLGLLALTGTSALAQTQQQTPPVACGGDLATFLEGVKAEAVAKGIPADVADRALAGAAVDQKVLSRDRAQGVFKQTFTEFSKRTVSKARLDIGAQKIREYADVFARAESEFGVPAPVITAFWAMETDFGAVQGDFNTRNALVTLAHDCRRPEMFRPQLLAAIEMVQHGDLDPATTTGAWAGEIGQVQMLPEDIIAYGVDGDGDGHINLKKSSPDAILTAAKFIQSLGFKAGQPWIQEVSVPENLPWEKTGLQAGMTAGDWFALGVAPRDGNTASSGLEASLVLPQGRKGVAFLTYPNFNIYLEWNQSFIYTTSAAYFATRLAGASPYQGGNPEPGLGDVEMKALQTRLQALGHDVGKIDGILGSGTRTALQKEQLKLGLPADGWATPELLSAL from the coding sequence ATGACAGGCACGGCCCGCAAAGCTCTTCTCACCCTCGGACTGCTGGCGCTGACCGGCACGTCCGCGCTGGCGCAAACCCAACAGCAGACGCCGCCCGTAGCCTGCGGCGGTGATCTCGCCACGTTCCTTGAGGGCGTCAAGGCCGAGGCGGTTGCCAAGGGTATTCCGGCCGATGTCGCCGACCGTGCGCTCGCGGGCGCTGCGGTCGACCAGAAGGTGCTGAGCCGCGACCGCGCCCAAGGCGTGTTCAAGCAGACCTTCACCGAGTTTTCCAAGCGCACTGTGAGCAAGGCCCGGCTCGACATCGGCGCGCAGAAGATCAGGGAATATGCCGACGTTTTTGCCCGGGCGGAAAGCGAATTCGGCGTGCCGGCGCCGGTCATCACTGCCTTCTGGGCGATGGAGACGGATTTCGGCGCGGTCCAGGGCGATTTCAATACGCGCAATGCGCTGGTGACGCTGGCACATGACTGCCGCCGCCCGGAAATGTTCCGGCCGCAGCTCCTTGCTGCGATCGAAATGGTGCAGCATGGCGACCTTGACCCGGCGACAACCACCGGCGCCTGGGCCGGCGAGATAGGCCAGGTGCAGATGCTGCCGGAAGACATCATCGCCTATGGCGTCGACGGAGACGGCGATGGTCACATCAATCTGAAGAAGAGTTCGCCGGATGCCATCCTCACGGCGGCGAAATTCATCCAGAGCCTCGGCTTCAAGGCCGGGCAGCCCTGGATCCAGGAAGTCAGCGTCCCGGAAAACCTGCCCTGGGAGAAGACCGGCCTGCAAGCCGGCATGACTGCCGGCGACTGGTTCGCGCTTGGCGTCGCGCCGCGTGACGGCAACACGGCGAGCAGCGGTCTTGAAGCATCGCTTGTGCTGCCGCAAGGTCGCAAGGGCGTCGCCTTCCTCACCTATCCGAATTTCAATATCTATCTCGAGTGGAACCAGTCGTTCATCTACACGACCTCCGCCGCCTATTTCGCGACTCGCCTTGCCGGCGCTTCGCCCTATCAGGGCGGCAATCCGGAACCCGGTCTCGGTGACGTCGAGATGAAGGCGCTGCAGACACGACTCCAGGCCCTCGGCCACGATGTCGGCAAGATCGACGGCATTCTCGGCTCCGGCACGCGCACCGCGTTGCAGAAGGAGCAACTGAAGCTTGGACTGCCCGCCGACGGCTGGGCAACTCCGGAACTCCTGAGCGCGCTCTGA
- a CDS encoding N-acetylmuramoyl-L-alanine amidase, giving the protein MTAKTCDFPGARLLPSPNHGERAGGRSPDMILLHYTGMETAASALDWLCREESQVSSHYFVHEDGRIDQLVAEERRAWHAGKSFWKGETDINSCSIGIEIANAGHPGGLPDFPEAQIEAVAELCRDCGERWSIAPERVLAHSDVAPIRKVDPGEKFPWHALHAKGVGHWVEPAPVGGGRFFQRGDRGQPVEAIQSLLSLYGYGIEVTGDFCEKTEGAVAAFQRHFRQARVDGIADVSTIDTLHRLLSALPNLSL; this is encoded by the coding sequence ATGACAGCGAAGACGTGCGATTTTCCCGGTGCACGCCTGCTGCCGTCGCCCAATCACGGTGAGCGGGCGGGCGGGCGCAGCCCGGATATGATCCTGCTGCACTATACCGGCATGGAGACCGCCGCTTCGGCCCTCGACTGGCTTTGCCGCGAGGAAAGCCAGGTCTCCAGCCATTATTTCGTTCATGAGGATGGCCGGATCGACCAGCTTGTCGCGGAGGAGCGGCGTGCCTGGCACGCGGGCAAGAGCTTCTGGAAGGGCGAGACGGACATCAACTCCTGTTCGATCGGCATCGAGATCGCCAATGCCGGCCATCCGGGCGGGCTGCCGGACTTCCCTGAAGCACAGATCGAAGCGGTCGCCGAATTGTGTCGGGACTGTGGCGAGCGCTGGTCCATCGCCCCGGAAAGGGTCCTTGCGCACAGCGATGTTGCACCGATTCGCAAGGTCGATCCGGGAGAAAAATTTCCCTGGCATGCGCTGCACGCCAAGGGGGTCGGCCACTGGGTGGAACCGGCGCCCGTCGGCGGCGGCCGGTTTTTCCAGCGCGGCGACCGCGGGCAGCCGGTCGAGGCGATTCAGTCGCTGTTGTCCCTCTACGGCTATGGGATTGAAGTAACAGGCGATTTCTGTGAGAAGACAGAAGGCGCGGTGGCCGCATTCCAGCGACATTTTCGTCAGGCGAGGGTGGACGGAATCGCCGATGTTTCGACCATCGACACGCTTCATCGTCTACTTTCCGCCCTCCCGAATCTCAGCCTTTAG
- a CDS encoding pyrophosphate--fructose-6-phosphate 1-phosphotransferase, giving the protein MAKKKVAMLTAGGLAPCLSSAVGGLIERYTDIAPDYELVAYRSGYQGLLLADRIEITRDMREKAHLLHRHGGSPIGNSRVKLTNTADCVKRGLVKEGQNPLRVAAERLASDGITILHTIGGDDTNTTAADLAAYLGANGYDLTVVGLPKTVDNDVVPIRQTLGAWTAAEYGARFFDNVSNEQSAAPRTLVVHEVMGRHCGWLTAATARAYIQMAEDKEYVDGFMMNAQMKNIDGLYLPEMKFDLEAEAERLRKVMDRAGFVTLFVSEGACLDAIVAEREAAGETVKRDAFGHVKIDTINVGNWFSKQFAALLGAERSMVQKSGYYARSAPANGDDLRLIQSMVDLAVESALNKVSGVTGHDEDQGGKLRTIEFPRIKGGKHFDPSTKWFGDVMDVIGQKWQAAD; this is encoded by the coding sequence ATGGCCAAGAAGAAAGTCGCAATGCTGACGGCGGGCGGGCTTGCGCCCTGCCTTTCATCCGCTGTCGGCGGCCTGATCGAACGGTACACCGACATCGCGCCCGACTACGAACTCGTTGCCTACCGTTCCGGCTATCAGGGTCTGCTTCTTGCCGACCGTATCGAGATCACCAGGGACATGCGCGAGAAAGCGCATCTCCTCCATCGCCACGGTGGTTCGCCGATCGGCAACAGCCGCGTGAAGCTTACCAACACAGCCGACTGCGTGAAGCGCGGTCTCGTCAAGGAAGGCCAGAACCCTCTTCGGGTCGCCGCCGAAAGGCTGGCGTCGGACGGCATCACGATCCTGCATACGATCGGCGGTGACGACACCAATACGACTGCCGCCGATCTTGCCGCCTATCTCGGCGCGAACGGTTATGACCTGACTGTGGTCGGCCTGCCGAAGACGGTCGACAACGACGTGGTGCCAATCCGCCAGACGCTCGGCGCCTGGACGGCGGCCGAATACGGCGCGCGCTTCTTCGACAATGTCAGCAACGAGCAGAGCGCGGCGCCGCGCACCCTCGTCGTCCACGAAGTGATGGGCCGCCACTGCGGCTGGCTAACGGCAGCAACCGCGCGCGCCTACATCCAGATGGCCGAAGACAAGGAATATGTCGACGGCTTCATGATGAACGCGCAGATGAAGAACATCGACGGCCTTTACCTGCCGGAGATGAAGTTCGATCTCGAGGCCGAGGCCGAGCGCCTGCGCAAAGTCATGGACCGCGCCGGTTTCGTCACTCTGTTCGTCAGCGAAGGCGCCTGCCTCGACGCGATCGTCGCCGAACGCGAGGCGGCCGGCGAAACGGTCAAGCGCGATGCTTTCGGCCACGTTAAGATCGACACGATCAACGTCGGAAACTGGTTCTCGAAGCAGTTCGCTGCCCTTCTCGGTGCCGAACGCTCGATGGTGCAGAAGTCCGGCTATTATGCCCGCTCTGCGCCCGCCAATGGCGACGACCTGCGCCTGATCCAGAGCATGGTCGACCTTGCGGTCGAGAGCGCGCTCAACAAGGTCTCCGGCGTCACCGGCCATGACGAGGACCAGGGCGGCAAGCTACGCACGATCGAGTTCCCGCGCATCAAGGGAGGCAAGCATTTCGACCCGTCGACCAAATGGTTCGGCGACGTGATGGACGTCATCGGCCAGAAGTGGCAGGCGGCGGACTAG
- a CDS encoding J domain-containing protein, producing MSFWDSLLKIVTATGNALAGVVEAVRTLFEGDPETRRKVAFSVAMIALSAKMAKADGIVSETEVAAFRDIFKFPADQAQNVARLYNLARQDVAGYEAYAEKMASLCSSCEKNCPILEDIIDGLFHIAKSDGAVHDKELAFLMRVAEIFKMDEEHFQRIMTRHVHLTGRDPYEVLGVSPKDDFAKIRRRYRVLVSENHPDMLVAQGVPEEFHAIANDRMAALNAAYEAIEKERRAA from the coding sequence ATGTCATTCTGGGACAGCCTGCTGAAAATCGTCACGGCCACAGGCAATGCGCTCGCGGGCGTGGTCGAGGCCGTTCGCACCCTTTTTGAAGGGGACCCGGAAACACGGCGCAAGGTCGCGTTCTCGGTCGCGATGATCGCGCTTTCGGCGAAGATGGCGAAGGCGGACGGTATCGTCAGCGAGACCGAGGTTGCCGCCTTCCGCGATATCTTCAAATTTCCCGCGGATCAGGCGCAGAACGTTGCGCGTCTCTACAACCTCGCGCGTCAGGACGTTGCGGGCTATGAGGCCTATGCCGAAAAGATGGCGTCGCTGTGCTCGTCCTGCGAAAAGAACTGCCCGATCCTCGAGGACATCATCGACGGGCTCTTCCATATCGCGAAATCCGATGGCGCCGTGCATGATAAGGAACTCGCGTTCCTCATGCGGGTCGCGGAGATCTTCAAGATGGACGAAGAGCATTTCCAGCGCATCATGACGCGCCATGTCCATCTCACGGGACGCGATCCGTATGAGGTGCTGGGCGTGTCGCCGAAGGACGATTTCGCCAAGATCCGCAGGCGCTATCGCGTGCTGGTGTCCGAGAACCATCCGGACATGCTGGTGGCGCAGGGCGTACCGGAAGAGTTTCATGCGATCGCCAACGATCGCATGGCGGCGCTCAACGCAGCCTATGAGGCAATCGAAAAAGAACGCCGCGCGGCATGA